A part of candidate division KSB1 bacterium genomic DNA contains:
- a CDS encoding peptidyl-prolyl cis-trans isomerase, which yields MNVSIMYRIMLYLLFLAIIFSGCKREKAIVARVATTAITIGNFEDEFAKGKTAEDIKKATLEDKRKYLDQMIDHRLKVINAYQLGLDTTKAIRDQLKTRSQGEMFKRLVELQVIQKIVPENELITYYENSKREVKIKQIVAKFDAKDPQSKQSALERIKRVERRLKNRVEFEKLAREFSEDQETAQKGGDKGYLKWGVNSGNNPIYVAAFRMNENEISPIIEAEDGYYIVKVMDIKTYNSPSYLQQKERIQRMFYSLKNKEIEDAYYAYLDKLREKYRLKFNDQAIEFLLQNYYGANQDTSSISASQPSDRRKKQLNIDSVAAEHSKLVLANFVTGEITIQDLADEIKNIHRARRPYFKTPEEIKNYLNARLVPVFLLEKEAKRLHLIRDEQVQRQVRIFKENLMLRDAQKIQVENKVNVTDEAMIQYYHAHRSDYMHPEKREIQQIFVKDQKLAETIAKLARKGADFDRLFGKYNEKESLKETRGKSEITAGRAVFGKPCFSIEVGQVTDPIKLGDGYFVNKVLRVIPPTEMTFDECKQSIQSKLRRIAVENREQEWVSELRKQIDFVVFDNILAKSFTNFTHQQYVAYE from the coding sequence ATGAACGTCTCCATCATGTACCGAATTATGCTCTATCTTTTGTTCTTGGCTATTATTTTCTCTGGATGCAAGCGCGAGAAAGCAATAGTGGCGAGAGTTGCTACCACTGCAATTACCATCGGGAATTTTGAAGATGAGTTTGCGAAAGGAAAAACTGCGGAGGATATTAAAAAAGCAACTCTGGAAGACAAAAGGAAATATTTGGACCAAATGATCGACCACCGACTTAAGGTGATCAACGCCTATCAATTGGGATTAGATACCACAAAAGCGATTAGGGATCAGCTAAAAACGCGATCGCAAGGGGAGATGTTCAAGCGATTGGTGGAGTTGCAGGTTATTCAAAAGATTGTCCCAGAGAACGAGCTTATCACTTATTATGAAAATTCGAAGCGAGAGGTAAAGATAAAGCAAATTGTGGCCAAATTTGACGCGAAGGATCCACAATCCAAGCAATCTGCCTTGGAGCGCATCAAACGCGTAGAGAGACGGCTAAAAAATCGCGTGGAGTTTGAGAAGCTTGCGAGAGAGTTTTCCGAAGATCAAGAAACCGCACAAAAAGGAGGTGACAAGGGCTACTTAAAGTGGGGGGTAAATTCTGGTAACAATCCGATATATGTCGCTGCCTTTCGTATGAATGAGAACGAGATATCCCCGATAATTGAAGCCGAAGATGGGTATTATATTGTCAAAGTGATGGACATTAAAACATATAATAGCCCATCTTACTTACAACAAAAAGAACGAATTCAGCGCATGTTTTATTCCCTGAAAAATAAGGAAATCGAAGATGCGTATTATGCATATCTCGATAAATTGCGAGAAAAATATCGGCTAAAATTCAACGATCAGGCAATAGAATTCTTGCTTCAAAACTACTATGGAGCAAATCAGGATACCAGCTCGATTTCTGCATCTCAGCCAAGTGATAGGCGGAAAAAACAATTGAATATTGATAGTGTGGCGGCAGAGCATTCGAAACTTGTTTTGGCAAATTTTGTTACTGGAGAAATAACGATTCAAGATCTCGCTGACGAGATCAAAAATATTCACCGCGCGCGACGTCCCTATTTTAAAACCCCAGAAGAGATTAAAAATTATCTCAATGCCAGATTAGTCCCAGTATTTTTATTGGAAAAGGAGGCGAAGCGTCTTCATTTGATTCGCGATGAGCAAGTACAGAGACAAGTTAGAATTTTTAAAGAGAATTTAATGCTTCGGGATGCGCAAAAAATTCAGGTTGAAAACAAGGTAAATGTTACCGACGAGGCCATGATCCAATATTATCATGCCCATCGATCTGACTATATGCATCCTGAAAAACGGGAGATTCAACAAATTTTCGTCAAGGATCAAAAATTAGCTGAGACTATCGCCAAGTTAGCGCGCAAGGGAGCTGATTTCGATCGATTATTTGGGAAATATAATGAAAAGGAATCGCTCAAAGAGACGCGCGGGAAATCGGAAATCACTGCTGGACGAGCGGTTTTTGGTAAACCGTGTTTTTCGATTGAGGTGGGACAAGTCACCGATCCGATTAAGCTGGGTGATGGTTATTTCGTGAATAAAGTGTTGCGGGTCATTCCACCAACAGAAATGACTTTTGATGAATGCAAGCAATCAATACAGTCCAAGCTGCGGCGCATTGCAGTCGAAAACCGAGAACAAGAATGGGTCTCTGAACTTCGAAAACAGATCGATTTTGTAGTTTTCGATAACATCTTGGCCAAGTCTTTCACAAATTTTACCCACCAACAATATGTGGCTTATGAGTGA
- a CDS encoding peptidyl-prolyl cis-trans isomerase has translation MNKGKVFFVLMVSLLVACKSSNRNIPKEKQPIVTIEDGQLTLDDLLGAIPISMQSRVSIEQVNNYIQQWMEMELIYREALRIGLDKDEAFLAELEKSKRNLLVQFYMDRYLAENEKPSDEEAISYYNENKESYRLETDEVRALHILVQSQEEADKAYQRISGGESFEIVARQVSIDYVENQRIDLGYFTRDEILPELAAVVFEAKAGTVTRPIKSSLGYHIFKIVDRKSRGSYREFDAVKDQISARLSFIRRNERYRDLIIGLRNKTNYKFYIEPLREFFKDSTFQLSNEIVNPTR, from the coding sequence TTGAATAAAGGAAAAGTTTTTTTTGTTTTGATGGTGAGTTTGCTGGTTGCGTGCAAATCTTCCAATCGAAACATCCCTAAAGAAAAGCAGCCAATTGTCACGATCGAAGATGGTCAACTCACATTAGATGATCTGTTGGGAGCAATACCTATTTCGATGCAATCGCGCGTCTCGATCGAGCAAGTCAATAATTACATTCAACAGTGGATGGAAATGGAGTTGATCTATCGGGAGGCGCTGCGAATTGGATTGGATAAAGATGAAGCATTTTTAGCTGAACTGGAGAAATCCAAGCGGAACCTCCTGGTTCAGTTCTATATGGACAGGTATCTAGCGGAAAATGAGAAGCCAAGTGATGAAGAGGCGATTAGTTATTACAATGAGAATAAGGAGAGCTATCGGCTTGAGACGGATGAAGTGAGGGCGCTTCATATTTTGGTTCAGTCACAAGAAGAGGCGGATAAGGCGTATCAGCGGATCAGTGGTGGGGAGTCATTTGAAATAGTGGCTCGCCAGGTGTCGATCGATTATGTGGAGAATCAACGGATCGATCTGGGGTATTTTACCCGAGATGAAATTTTGCCAGAGTTGGCTGCAGTGGTTTTTGAAGCTAAAGCTGGGACGGTCACGCGGCCCATTAAATCATCATTGGGTTATCATATATTCAAAATTGTGGATCGCAAATCTCGGGGAAGCTATCGAGAATTCGATGCGGTGAAGGATCAGATTTCGGCGCGACTAAGTTTTATTCGGAGAAATGAGCGGTACAGGGATTTAATTATTGGTTTGAGAAATAAAACGAACTATAAATTTTATATTGAGCCGCTCCGAGAATTTTTTAAAGATTCGACTTTTCAGTTGTCTAATGAGATTGTAAATCCGACCCGTTAA
- a CDS encoding peptidylprolyl isomerase — MRKLFFICWMMIAANSGFAQQLLDKVVAVIENEVILQSELRQYALNIAFQMRIDPRREPERFEQLERETLQNLINQKILLAKAEEDSIQVEDRQVDSVLEEQINRMIQQVGSEQKLEEQLGMSISKLKRNFREEVRKNLRVEKLQQTKFAEIKISRREVEELYHAMKDSLPELKETVDISHILISIKPGNTSEQLARQKITELLKRVKDGEDFAELCRKYSEDPGSAARGGEIGFMERGDFVPEFEEVAFLLEPGQFSDIVKSRYGFHIIQCLDRKGDKINVRHLLIRLEPTNVDEVETEKRAQEIRAMLNDPANDFAALAKQYSDDESTRDQGGHLGLFETENLQLAEFKTVIDTLKPGAISQPFKTKYGWHIVKLNSKQEPRPIDLRTDWERIEAFALNIKRQKQFQKWLEEIKKDVYVEVKLD; from the coding sequence ATGCGAAAACTATTTTTTATTTGTTGGATGATGATTGCCGCGAATAGTGGATTTGCGCAGCAATTGCTTGATAAGGTGGTGGCGGTTATTGAAAATGAAGTCATCTTGCAATCAGAATTGCGGCAGTATGCGTTAAATATCGCCTTCCAAATGCGGATTGATCCTCGGCGAGAGCCTGAACGATTCGAACAATTAGAGCGTGAGACGCTTCAAAATTTGATTAACCAGAAAATTTTATTGGCCAAGGCCGAAGAGGATAGCATTCAAGTTGAAGATCGTCAGGTTGATTCCGTATTGGAAGAGCAAATTAACCGGATGATCCAGCAGGTTGGTTCTGAGCAAAAACTTGAAGAACAGTTGGGAATGTCAATCAGCAAACTCAAGCGCAATTTTCGAGAGGAGGTCCGAAAAAACCTCCGGGTTGAAAAATTGCAGCAGACCAAATTTGCTGAAATAAAGATTAGTCGCCGGGAGGTTGAAGAACTTTATCACGCAATGAAGGACAGCTTGCCAGAATTGAAAGAGACAGTGGACATTAGTCATATTTTGATCAGTATTAAGCCCGGCAATACTTCAGAACAACTGGCCCGACAGAAAATCACCGAATTATTGAAGCGAGTGAAGGACGGCGAAGACTTTGCTGAGCTCTGCCGCAAATATTCTGAGGACCCAGGGAGTGCTGCCAGAGGCGGAGAGATCGGATTCATGGAGCGAGGGGATTTTGTTCCTGAATTTGAAGAAGTAGCTTTCTTATTAGAGCCAGGACAATTTTCAGATATTGTCAAATCCCGCTATGGCTTTCATATCATCCAATGCCTTGATCGCAAGGGGGATAAAATTAATGTGAGGCACTTGCTAATTCGACTTGAACCTACGAATGTCGATGAGGTAGAAACTGAGAAAAGGGCACAGGAAATCCGTGCAATGCTCAATGATCCAGCGAATGATTTCGCTGCCCTGGCGAAGCAATATTCAGATGATGAGAGCACTCGTGACCAGGGTGGACATTTAGGCCTTTTTGAGACCGAAAACTTGCAATTGGCTGAATTTAAAACCGTAATCGATACTTTGAAGCCAGGAGCAATTTCCCAGCCGTTTAAAACGAAATATGGCTGGCATATTGTGAAATTGAATAGTAAGCAGGAACCTCGCCCCATTGATTTGCGGACCGATTGGGAACGGATTGAGGCTTTTGCGCTAAATATCAAACGCCAAAAGCAATTTCAAAAATGGCTGGAGGAAATAAAGAAAGATGTATATGTCGAGGTAAAATTGGATTGA
- a CDS encoding DUF4159 domain-containing protein, whose amino-acid sequence MRNVFYLILLAIILIPTIGGSQNLDKKSLFTIARLKYQGGGDWYNDPSIIPNLLAFLAQETNIHTAVDEKKVEIMDQDFFAYPFIFMTGHGRITFSDDEAQRLRKYLVNGGFLYADDDYGMDKYFRAMMKKVFPDKDLVELPFNHPIYHCHFHFAQGVPKIHEHDGGPPHAYGIFHEGRMVVYYTFNTNISDGWADPDVHKDPEEVRLQALRMGVNIVVYALTN is encoded by the coding sequence ATGAGAAATGTTTTTTATCTTATTTTATTAGCCATTATCCTCATTCCAACCATCGGTGGCAGTCAAAACTTAGATAAAAAAAGCCTATTCACCATCGCCCGCCTGAAATACCAGGGGGGCGGCGATTGGTACAATGATCCTTCAATTATTCCGAATTTGTTGGCTTTCCTCGCTCAGGAGACCAACATCCATACCGCTGTTGATGAGAAAAAAGTCGAGATCATGGATCAGGATTTTTTTGCATATCCTTTTATATTTATGACCGGTCATGGGAGGATCACTTTTTCCGATGATGAGGCGCAGCGGTTGCGGAAATATTTGGTCAACGGCGGCTTCCTTTATGCTGATGATGATTATGGGATGGATAAATATTTTCGGGCAATGATGAAAAAGGTCTTTCCCGATAAAGATTTGGTCGAATTGCCGTTCAATCACCCAATTTATCATTGCCATTTTCATTTTGCTCAAGGCGTTCCCAAAATACATGAGCATGATGGTGGCCCTCCTCATGCTTACGGTATTTTCCATGAGGGTCGAATGGTTGTATATTACACCTTTAACACCAATATTTCTGATGGCTGGGCGGATCCAGATGTTCATAAGGATCCCGAAGAGGTGCGGCTTCAGGCGTTGAGGATGGGGGTCAATATCGTGGTGTATGCATTGACGAATTGA